The genome window tgaaaaagagaaagtttggatgaatccaggaaaatgtcaaaaaggcttcctggtgtccagcaggaccagagcagcaggcgcagccacgattcatgatcctgacgtaaactttatcagtggcaacctgccacatgagagacagacactccggggatgatgccccggatgatgagttagtaacatacatttacatcaatgcatacagatagagagggagaagaagagagggaagggaggagagagggagagaaggaggagagcagggaggtgtcccccggcagtctaagcctaagTTTAtatagttgcagactctcttaaacttcttctgcattcatcagcTCGAAATCTTTCTCAACGATAGAAacatcttggaagtgctgactgattctgtgatgagacgtgacatgagatgagacgtgacatgagatgagacgtgacatcagatgagacgtgacatcagatgagacgtgacatgagatgagacgtgacatcagatgagacgtgacatcagatgagacgtgacatgagatgagacgtgacatgagatgagacgtgatcacagacacatgttTCCCCTCGTTATCAGAAAGCTTGGcgtttggaaaagcacatttgatttcggacagcgtggggaagtgcccAACATGgaagttgtgtagttgtgtctcagagagacggagcttcacacagaatgctttcatgtagcagtcggctcttgttcagtgttgagatgaccagtaagatcaactaaccAGGTCTGCCcaacatggagggtctctcagctcatgaagaggtcgcaccttctctttcaaaaacagatcagTTTCTGATCTCAGAGAATAaacccgctgcagcacggagccgcgactcagccagcgcacatcagaacggtggagtgcgtccccgtattcagcatcgacatcacaGGGAAGCTTGAAAtcctctgtggtaaagtcctcgtgctcgaattatgttgtgtcctttagactcctaagaccaagcagctcttccgtaacgcaaaagttatcgtcaactccccgcaaaacaatgaacagctgtTCGGTGTCGTCGCGagctttatctgacacgtgATGTTTTAAATTAGCTGACAAGTTAAAACTGAGTTCAagtgcaagtttctatctgggacATATTCCATTACACTTAGAATGTGCTGCGGGACAATAAGAAATGGGCGCAGTTGtcccgcgggccgtagtttggacacccctgcattagatcaataacataagcgtttagtttgtAATAGTTTAgtatgtgaaaagtgagttgtgaatataatatatatatatatatatatatatatatatatatatatatatatatatatatgtatatatatatatatatatatatgtatatatatatatatatatatatatatatatatttatatttatatatatattatattatatgtactgaagtattactgtagtatttgtacttgtactgaggtattattgtagtatttgtacttgtactgaagtattactgtagtatttgtactttactgaagtattactgtagtatttgtacttgtactgaagtattactgtagtatgagtatttgtacttgtattgaagtattactgtagtatttgtacttgtactgaagtattactgtagtatgagtatttgtacttgtattgaagtattactgtagtatttgtacttgtattaaagtattactgtagtatttgtacttgtactgaagtattactgtagtatgagtatttgtacttgtattgaagtattactgtagtatttgtacttgtactgaagtattactgtagtatttgtacttgtactgaagtattactgtagtatgtgtacttgcactgaagtattactgtagtatttgtacttgtactgaagtattactgtagtatttgtacttgtactgaagtattactgtagtatttatacttgcactgaagtattactgtagtatttgtacttgtactgaagtattactgtagtatttgtacttgtactgaagtattactgtagtatttgtactgtactgaagtattactgtagtatttgtacttgcactgaagtattactgtagtatttgtacttgtactgaagtattactgtagtatgtatgtgtacttgtactgaagtattactgtagtattgtacttgtactgaagtagtactgtagtagatttggacttgtactgaagtattactgtagtattttgtactgtactgaagtattactgtagtatgtgtacttgtactgaggtattactgtagtatttttacttgtactgaagtattactgtagtatttgtactgtactgaagtattactgtagtatttgtaccttgtactgaagtattactgtagtatgtgtacttgtactgaggtattactgtagtatttgtacttgtactgaagtattactgtagtatttgtacttgactgaagtattactgtagtatgtgtacctgtactgaagtattactgtagtattttacttgtactgaagtattactgtagtatttgtacttgtactgaagtattactgtagtatgtatttgtacttgtactgaagtattactgtagtatttgtacttgtactgaagtattactgtagtatttgtacttgtactgaagtattactgtagtatgtgtacttgcactgaagtattactgtagtatttgtacttgtactgaagtattactgtagtatttgtacttgtactgaagtattactgtagtatttatacttgcactgaagtattactgtagtatttgtacttgtactgaagtattactgtagtatttgtacttgtactgaagtattactgtagtatttgtactgtactgaagtattactgtagtatttgtacttgcactgaagtattactgtagtatttgtacttgtactgaagtattactgtagtatgtgtacttgtactgaagtattactgtagtatgtgtacttgtactgaagtattactgtagtatttgtacttgtactgaagtattactgtagtatttgtactgtactgaagtattactgtagtatgtgtacttgtactgaggtattactgtagtatttgtacttgtactgaagtattactgtagtatttgtacttgtactgaagtattactgtagtatttgtacctgtactgaagtattactgtagtatgtgtacttgtactgaggtattactgtagtatttgtacttgtactgaagtattactgtagtatttgtacttgtactgaagtattactgtagtatgtgtacctgtactgaagtattactgtagtatttgtacttgtactgaagtattactgtagtatttgtacttgtactgaagtattactgtagtatttgtacctgtactgaagtattactgtagtatttgtacttgtactgaggtattactgtagtatttgtacttgtactgaagtattactgtagtatttgtacttgtactgaagtattactgtagtatttgtacctgtactgaagtattactgtagtatgtgtacttgtactgaggtattactgtagtatttgtacttgtactgaagtattactgtagtatttgtacttgtattgaagtattactgtagtatttgtacttgtactgaggtattactgtagtatttgtacttgtactgaagtattactgtagtatttgtacttgtactgaagtattactgtagtatttgtacttgtattgaagtattactgtagtatttgtacttgtactgaagtattactgtagtatttgtacttcactacaggacgactcatttgtttttacagctgaagtctaaactgactgtaagaagtttcctgaagctgaagtgagtgtttgtgaaacatgttgaacacacagtatctgtcacaccctgctctcccccccccccctcctcttcctgtaatgtggTGGAGCTTGTtataaccccccctccccccctgctCATACACTTCCTGGTCCCTCCCCTGCAGATCTACAGCTGTGTGGATGGGTGTAACCAACAtggcgctgcacacacacagctgacaggctccactcgctgcacacacacatgctttgagATCGCAGCTCAAACTAGTTtcacttctcaggaagtgagactcacacagtatctgtcacaccctgctctccccccccccccccctccctccctcctcttcctgtaatgtggAGGACCTTTATACCCAAcacttctcaggaagtgagactcacacagtatctgtcacaccctgctctcccccctccccccctccctccctcctcttcctgtaatgtggAGGACCTTTATACCCTAcacttctcaggaagtgagactcacacagtcgctggcagtgaaggagaaatggcgcAGAAAGGAGTTCTGGACCGCGAAACCTTCTCTTGTTCCATCTGTCGGGATCTACTGAAGGATCCGGTGAcgactccctgtggacacagctactgcaagaactgtattcaaagcttctgggatggagaggacgagaagagaagccacagctgccctcagtgcaggcagaccttcacaccgaggcctgtcctggtGAAGAACACCATGTTAGCAGCtttagtggaggagctgaagaagactggactccaagctgctcctgctgatcactgctatgctggacctgaagatgtgggatgtgatgtctgcactgggagtaaactgaaagccttcaagtcctgtgtgcagtgtgtggcctcttactgtgagaaacacctccagcCTCATTATGATGTggctccattaaagaaacacaagctggtggagccctcccagaagctccaggagaacatgtgctctcgtcacgatgaggtgatgaagatgttctgccgtactgatcagcagtgtatctgttatctctgctctgtggaggaacataaaggccacgacacagtctcagctgcagcagaaaggactgagaggcagagagagctcgaggggagtcgactaaacatccagcagagaatcaaggacggagagaaagatgtgaagctgcttcagcaggaggtggaggtcatcaatcgctctgctgacagagcagtggaggacagtgagaagatgttcactcagctgatccgtctcatgcagaaaagaagctctgatgtgaagcagcagctcagatcgcagcaggaaagtgaagtgagtcgagtcaaagagcttcaggagaagctggagcaggagatcactgagctgaagaggaaagacgctgatctgaagcagctcgcacacacagaggaccacaaccagtttctacacaactacccctcactgtccccactcagtgagtctacactctcctccagcatcaacatccctctcagatactttgaggaagtgacagcggctgtgtcacaagtcacagatgaactccaggacgttctgagagagaagtggacaaacatctcacagactgggactgaagtggatgttttactgtcagcagaacccaagaccagagctggattcttaaagtattcacgtgacatcacactggatccaaacacagcacacacatatCTGTTATTATCTGAGGGGGGCAGAAAAGTGACAGCAATGAGACAACAACAGTCTTATtctcatcacacagacagattcactgGATATCTTCAGGtgctgagtagagagagtctgactggacgtagttactgggaggtggagtgGAGCGGGGGGAGTTTATGTAGCAGTCAcatacaagaacatcagcagagcagggggggggggtgaatctTTATTTGGACACAATGATAAATCCTGGGCGTTATATTGTTACAATAACAGTTATACATTTTATCACAACGAAGTCGACACTCCCGTCTCAGGTCCTGCGTCCTCCAGACTCGGagtgtacctggatcacagagcaggtgttctgtccttctacagcgtctctgacaccatgactctcctgcacagagtccaccacacattctctcagccgctctacgctggagttactttatattattatcCTCATGGATCCACTGCTGAGTTCTGTAAACTCACGTAGACAGAAGTaaatctctggttctccttcagggagtcttcttctctcagtgagtaaactaacccccccgcactaagtgacatgttctatgtttcatattatattccagatgatcagctgtacaatgaacctgaataataatcacaatataagtgcaggaggtttgtgtgacaccaggatgaagtgtgagcagatagtttcctgtgaatgttgatcacagatcacatttactttgaacacaatgttcttgtaatgttaacagtgaagttgaacatgaccctcatcctgggtggggtttgtattaaacatgttaagactaaaaagacttcttcctttaaaatgaatgtaaacgtgtgatttaaattctatattcaatattgtcattttaaaataaagaataattaaagtgttattgatttttttattaaacagcaaaataattaatttttagacggagctccatggggactagtgctatttttagaacatgctctgcgggcgactcacgtagtccctgcgggcgaccaagtgcccgcgggcgaccaagtgcccgcggcaccgcgttggctacccctgacACAGAGGGATCAAGGTGCGTTCACTGACCTGCTTCTACAGTAggagcagtgactgttgaactgtctgtcagtctgtgtgtgtgtgtggctccacctgctgcttcttattttaatgactgACAATCTGCATCCAATAACTTCTGCACTCTTTAATATTGAGCTCCACCTTCCAGATACTGCAGAACTtcttctgtgaaacacatcgacacactgcagcaagtattcatgtgttcagtgaagaCGAGCTCGAATGAACTCCTGCATGAAGGTGAACAGGCTCAAATAAACAGCTCacacatatcagctgacacttccccacttcatgactcacattaacacaattatatgttgtgttaaaggtgttctgaactgtgatgtttaaatatgtaaatgaggcattatgtcattaaatgtgtgtaatctgctacatgtccagatataaagagaagtctggatgaagcaggttcaaagtgtttcatgttgttcacatgtcaaaggtttgtacagattctggatctgtctttgtatcactccataaatcactaaatcctgtcaacacacagaactctgtgcatctcctgcatgtagtgagtgtagcgtgtataacatgagctgtgactgacatgtgaacaaagccctctgcacaaagcttcagaatagcTTTGATGGTGTTgatggtgggacagtgtgttgatGGTGGggcagtgtgttgtcggtgggacagtgtgttggtggaacagtgtgttgttggtgggacagtgtgttgtcggtggaacagtgtgttgtcggtgggacagtgtgttgtcggtgggacagtgtgttgtcggtgggacagtgtgttgtcggtggaacagtgtgttgtcggtggaacagtgtgttgtcggtggaacagtgtgttgtcggtgggacagtgtgttgtcggtggaacagtgtgttgtcggtgggacagtgtgttgtcggtgggacagtgtgttgtcggtggaacagtgtgttgtcggtgggacagtgtgttgtcggtgggacagtgtgttgtcggtggaacagtgtgttgtcggtgggacaggtggtggaacagtgtgttgtcggtgggacagtgtgttgtcggtggaacagtgtgttgtcggtgggacagtgtgttgtcggtgggacagtgtgttgatggaacagtgtgttgttggtggaacagtgtgttgttgttggaacagtgtgttgttggtggaacagtgtgttgttgttggaacagtgtgttgttggtggaacagtgtgttgttggtggaacagtgtgttgtcggtgggacagtgtgttgtcggtggggcagtgtgttgtcggtggaacagtgtgttgtcggtgggacagtgtgttgttagtggaacagtgtgttggtggaacagtgtgttggtggtggaacagtgtgttgtcggtgggacagtgtgttgtcggtgggacagtgtgttgatGGTGGggcagtgtgttgtcggtggaacagtgtgttgtcggtggaacagtgtgttgttggtggaacagtgtgttggtggtggaacagtgtgttgtcggtgggacagtgtgttgtcggtgggacagtgtgttgatGGTGGggcagtgtgttgtcggtggaacagtgtgttgtcggtggaacagtgtgttgttggtggaacagtgtgttgttggtggaacagttggtggaacagtgtgttgttggtggaggAATAAACAGGTTTTTAAACAAGGTTTATAAGAGACCTTtgaaagaagagacagagcTCGTCTGCTTGAAAggatatacatttaaaaatatatatataatataatatatatatataatatatatatatatataaattaatatttaaataatttaaaaaagaaaattggggtAAATTAGAAagaattttaaattattttttaaagttcatcatttatcaaaagatgaattcaaataaagaaatagaaataatacatttaatttaaaaaacaatcttttgtaaatacattacataaaaattaaataagaaaaaaaacgaaaaattatacaaattgtttttaatgtttatcaTACAATTGAACAAGaatatgaatttaaatataaatataaataataatgagagCAAAAACATCGGGATGAatttttatagaaataaaataagaaaaatgtaaaaaataatattaaaactgTAAATTATTCTTTATAGATCAGATTCTATGATGTGCAAAAATcttctctgaaatgtagtgaagaagtataaagtgtcctaaaatagaaatatttaaacTAACTACTAATACCTTAAAGTTGTATTTAACTCAAATCGATGTTTGTcataaaaaaagaccaaaacaataaaataaacagcaaGAAAAGactaaattcaacattttgttctttattGAAGCATCTGtgcattaaaaatatacatttaaaaaaacaggaaatataaAGTTTGGTGAGTTTAAGGCAtcagaaaacattaataaaactaACCGAGTTTAAATCACATATAAGCAGAAATGCGGCAAATTT of Cottoperca gobio chromosome 14, fCotGob3.1, whole genome shotgun sequence contains these proteins:
- the LOC115018556 gene encoding E3 ubiquitin/ISG15 ligase TRIM25-like; amino-acid sequence: MAQKGVLDRETFSCSICRDLLKDPVTTPCGHSYCKNCIQSFWDGEDEKRSHSCPQCRQTFTPRPVLVKNTMLAALVEELKKTGLQAAPADHCYAGPEDVGCDVCTGSKLKAFKSCVQCVASYCEKHLQPHYDVAPLKKHKLVEPSQKLQENMCSRHDEVMKMFCRTDQQCICYLCSVEEHKGHDTVSAAAERTERQRELEGSRLNIQQRIKDGEKDVKLLQQEVEVINRSADRAVEDSEKMFTQLIRLMQKRSSDVKQQLRSQQESEVSRVKELQEKLEQEITELKRKDADLKQLAHTEDHNQFLHNYPSLSPLSESTLSSSINIPLRYFEEVTAAVSQVTDELQDVLREKWTNISQTGTEVDVLLSAEPKTRAGFLKSCVLQTRSVPGSQSRCSVLLQRL